One genomic segment of Rivularia sp. PCC 7116 includes these proteins:
- a CDS encoding serine kinase of the HPr protein, regulates carbohydrate metabolism, whose protein sequence is MNNSFKYKVYGLTLQSNRPIPGLIPAQANAPVDVWVDLIGESQPSSAEVESISSGIKVISRDDGNYLNLWFRGEGQLDFEINPQGDRIWATWTYSVLEQVSALLLGQVLGCTLRLRGTLCLHACVVRIGQQAIAIVGQSGAGKSTTAAALVKRGYSILSDDIAAINYSARDWLVQPGYPRLRLWPKSVNALYGSQDALDRIFSFSEKRFVDLTNNSESQFYNKPLPLAAIYVLGERQSEFTTPKIEPIPPMTAVMNLMTHRSVSHLKLAADKQAQEFAGLSSLAGKVPVRKVIRSDNLEALPQLCEAIVEDASNIITPEKCTQP, encoded by the coding sequence ATGAATAATTCCTTTAAATATAAAGTTTATGGCTTAACGCTACAATCTAACCGACCAATACCTGGTTTAATTCCTGCTCAAGCTAATGCTCCGGTTGATGTCTGGGTTGATTTAATTGGGGAATCCCAACCTTCCTCAGCAGAAGTAGAAAGTATTAGCTCTGGAATCAAGGTAATTTCCAGAGATGATGGCAACTACTTAAATTTGTGGTTCCGCGGTGAGGGACAACTTGATTTTGAGATTAACCCTCAAGGCGATCGCATTTGGGCAACTTGGACTTATTCAGTTCTAGAACAAGTGAGTGCGCTGCTGTTGGGACAGGTTTTGGGTTGCACTTTGCGGTTACGAGGTACTCTTTGTCTTCATGCTTGTGTGGTCAGAATTGGTCAGCAGGCTATTGCAATTGTAGGTCAAAGTGGAGCGGGTAAATCAACCACAGCAGCGGCTCTTGTTAAACGGGGATACTCTATTCTCTCCGATGATATTGCCGCAATAAACTATAGCGCTAGAGATTGGTTAGTACAACCCGGTTATCCGCGTCTGAGATTGTGGCCAAAATCTGTTAATGCTCTCTACGGCTCACAAGATGCTTTAGATAGAATTTTCAGCTTTTCTGAGAAACGCTTTGTAGATTTAACAAACAATAGTGAATCGCAGTTTTATAACAAACCCCTCCCCTTAGCAGCTATCTACGTTTTGGGAGAAAGGCAATCCGAATTTACTACACCGAAAATTGAACCGATTCCCCCAATGACAGCGGTGATGAATTTGATGACACACCGCTCAGTAAGCCATTTAAAGTTAGCTGCGGATAAACAAGCCCAGGAGTTTGCTGGTTTAAGTAGCTTGGCTGGGAAGGTGCCCGTGAGAAAAGTTATTCGCAGCGATAATTTGGAGGCTTTAC
- a CDS encoding lasso RiPP family leader peptide-containing protein, giving the protein MSQMNQNEVTKAYHSPQLKKLGNVSEVTQANAPNFPFNGFDGGSSPNNYAS; this is encoded by the coding sequence ATGTCTCAAATGAATCAAAACGAAGTTACCAAGGCATACCACAGTCCTCAACTGAAGAAACTTGGTAATGTTAGTGAAGTGACACAAGCCAATGCCCCTAACTTTCCGTTTAATGGCTTCGATGGCGGTTCCTCACCTAATAATTATGCTTCGTAA
- a CDS encoding asparagine synthetase B: protein MSGIFGIINGDGKPVDPTLLRQMTDVMAPQAPDAQDIWSDKHIGFAHALLQTTWESQKERQPYSLNRKVWITGDIRLDRRNDLIERLRASGCNLGNEATDVDLVLHAYQTWGETCLERFSGDFAFAIWDSTEQRLFCARDQFGVVPFYYAKVGSGLIFSNHIKCLQLHPQVSDRLNEDAIADFLVLGMNMNFATTTFADIQKLPPAHTLIWSEGEVRVRRYWQLPKEVEYLRYKRSEDYVEQFQELFERSVADRLRTDSAATHLSGGMDSTSIAATAYKLMTATSSSVDFRPYSIIYKHLIPDKEGDYATQVAEKAGFPLEYLVAEDFIGQAPQEHPEYIYPEPLLIPSQVAEVEITRRVAGYSRVLFAGFGGDPALYPSRDYWCNLVLNDQLKYVILDGVGYLRSFGRLPPLGLRTQLRRWLKRGQQEIDLPDWLNPDFAERANLKARLQERFTVSPQKDRYGMTTSPLWSNIFAWSDPGFTGFPVKVRFPFFDVRLVEYLLSVPSFPWLEDKFLLRKSMKGLLPDSVRLRSKTPLQGFAHYNLMQQRGIQPWMQELTATPLLSPYVSNDRLLQKLQAVAELTPATYHQAIPALQLAYWLHHQQRPQIKTRPSLSLI, encoded by the coding sequence ATGAGCGGTATTTTCGGTATTATCAATGGCGACGGTAAACCTGTTGATCCAACTCTATTACGGCAAATGACTGATGTGATGGCACCTCAAGCTCCTGATGCTCAGGATATTTGGAGTGACAAACATATCGGTTTCGCACACGCTCTATTGCAGACAACTTGGGAATCACAAAAAGAACGGCAACCCTACAGTTTGAATCGAAAGGTTTGGATTACTGGGGATATTCGTTTGGATCGGCGTAATGATTTGATTGAACGGTTGCGTGCTTCTGGATGTAATTTAGGGAATGAGGCAACGGATGTTGACCTCGTTTTACATGCCTATCAGACTTGGGGAGAGACTTGTTTAGAAAGATTTAGTGGGGATTTTGCTTTTGCTATTTGGGATAGCACCGAGCAGCGTTTGTTCTGTGCTAGAGACCAGTTTGGCGTTGTGCCTTTTTACTATGCAAAAGTTGGTAGTGGTCTAATTTTTAGCAATCACATCAAGTGTCTGCAACTCCATCCACAGGTGTCGGATAGGCTCAACGAAGATGCGATCGCCGATTTTCTCGTTTTGGGCATGAACATGAATTTTGCCACCACCACTTTTGCCGATATCCAAAAGTTACCTCCTGCACACACGCTGATTTGGTCGGAGGGTGAGGTGCGCGTTCGGCGTTATTGGCAGTTGCCCAAAGAGGTTGAATATTTACGTTACAAGCGCTCGGAAGACTATGTAGAGCAGTTTCAGGAGTTGTTTGAAAGGTCTGTTGCTGACCGATTGCGAACTGATTCGGCTGCAACTCACCTAAGCGGAGGCATGGACTCTACAAGTATTGCAGCTACTGCTTATAAATTAATGACGGCAACTAGCTCCTCCGTAGATTTTCGGCCTTATTCAATTATTTATAAACACTTGATACCCGACAAAGAAGGAGACTATGCCACACAAGTCGCTGAAAAAGCTGGCTTTCCTCTTGAGTACCTTGTAGCGGAAGACTTCATCGGGCAAGCTCCTCAAGAACACCCAGAATACATCTATCCCGAACCTTTATTGATTCCTAGTCAAGTCGCTGAAGTAGAGATTACGCGGCGCGTAGCTGGGTACAGTCGGGTGCTGTTTGCTGGTTTTGGTGGCGACCCGGCACTTTATCCATCACGAGACTACTGGTGTAATTTAGTACTTAATGACCAACTGAAATATGTTATTCTTGATGGAGTGGGTTATCTCCGCTCTTTTGGCCGTCTACCGCCTTTGGGGTTGAGAACCCAATTGCGTCGATGGCTTAAAAGAGGGCAACAGGAAATTGATTTGCCCGATTGGTTGAACCCAGACTTCGCAGAACGAGCGAACTTGAAAGCCCGACTGCAAGAAAGATTTACTGTATCACCACAGAAAGACCGCTACGGGATGACCACTTCTCCCTTATGGTCGAATATCTTTGCCTGGTCAGATCCGGGCTTTACTGGCTTTCCGGTTAAAGTTCGCTTTCCGTTTTTCGATGTACGGTTAGTGGAATATTTGTTGTCGGTGCCGTCATTCCCCTGGTTGGAAGATAAATTCCTGCTACGGAAATCGATGAAAGGACTGTTGCCTGATTCGGTGCGGCTGCGGTCTAAAACACCTCTGCAAGGGTTTGCACATTACAACTTAATGCAGCAGCGAGGTATTCAGCCCTGGATGCAGGAATTGACTGCAACACCCCTGTTGAGTCCTTATGTCAGCAATGACAGGCTGTTGCAAAAACTGCAAGCCGTTGCAGAATTGACTCCTGCCACTTACCATCAGGCTATTCCAGCCCTGCAATTGGCATACTGGCTGCATCATCAACAGCGTCCGCAAATCAAGACTAGACCGAGTTTATCTCTAATTTGA